DNA from Brassica napus cultivar Da-Ae chromosome C4, Da-Ae, whole genome shotgun sequence:
tgtaaCTGGCATTCATAATAATCATCAGGtttctaaaacaaaaacattgtaTGTGTGTGAGATTGTTAATATTTGAAGTGTATGTATTATACAATGAGCGAGAGCTTTCCTCAAGCTTAGTTCACCAATACATAATGAAAAAAGCATTTCAAGAAATATGATGAGATATTCAGTTCGTTTCATTACAAACATGTTGAAGTTCAGATAACTGCAACCAGAACCAAGCCAAAGTAACTACGATTCTATGGCAAGAGCTTCTATTTTCTAGCTATAGCCTATATGATGATCACATTGTGACCTGATACCAATTTGAATTTTCAAAGGTTCTTTTTTGGAAAGTTAACACTAACTTTCTTGTTTACCATTTATAACATTTACTAGGTAGTAATACGCCATGTGCGCTGAATGAAATAATTTATTGGATTATTTATTGTACGTTATACTAACATATTTGTTGTCTATCTTTTTATGGGAGTGAACATTCATATATCTGTTTGAATTCAGTTAATAAATtcggattttttatttttagagttagaaatttaaatcgtATTcacatatttacaaattttggtttgaatttggTTCGAATCATTGGTTTGATTCGGATTCGAGTTCGGATTCGAGTTCAGTACCCATTTTAAtgatgtatttaaaaaaatcaagtatACTTAAAtcctcaaaatccaaaaataaaataatataaaacataaaaaaattaataatgtaaGACAAACAATTTAAACTTACATAATAATAAgttcaatttatatatttggatggagaataaatattttcagtattttaagcattttatgttatttttatacactatgttgataatttttagatattttcatatttttaaatatctaatagatatcaaaattttaaataattaccatatttaagtatataattgtgatttagatatttttggtattCCAAGCATTTTAGTTTGGATCAGATTTGGGTTTGATTATCTGaatattaaacttttagatCCATATGAGTAATTAATcagttttattttgtgtttagtattactttcaaatctagttcggtttggttcttcgaatccatatatatatttttttttttgataaccctGGTATCCGAAGACCTCGTAAGGCTCCGACTATCAACCAAAGACCGTCCACCGGAGCTAAGCCGGGGAGCCCGCCGAGGTCTCCAGGAGGGCTGGTGATCACCCCATTTAAATCCCACCAGTGGCCAGCGTAATTGGAAGTGTCCGTATTGGGCCCGAAGGCCCTCAAGAGCAACATCCGCCAGCGGGACTCGAACCCATGACTTCCCAGGTCGAGGATCGCCACTGGACCACTAACGCGTGGTTGAATCCATATATTTTATCCAAACTTACTTTCTTCTACGAatataaagcaaaataaaataaatgtaaaaaaaatattataggcttatttaaaaaatataattattggaCCATAATTTAAGAatactaataaaaatgtatggACGTCGTGTCAATATTATTGGGCATGTTTCAAAATTGACGTAGTCTATAACCaatattgtttattttcttataaaacttttttggtacatataataaaaacacgaTAAAATCAAGTGAAAAATGATATAATTGCGTGGAAAATAATGTGATCTCTTCactaaacattttaattatatttttcaattgattcacgaattttcttttattttaaaacttttttgatttcttattatttttaacaatatGATTATGTTTCTAATTCTTTGTCTGATATGAAAActtcgtaaaaaaataatatttggctAAACTACAAATTTGACTTTGTGTGTGGTGTTTTTCACCTCAGTTTCCTTAATTTATAACCaatcataattatttatttccttCGTGTGCATAAACCTCAACCATGGCTAAGTTCGGTAAGATACGAAACTTTCAATCTATAAAACATTTCCATTACAGCATTTTAATTGATGCAAAttgtaatgattttttaatttctttctttgaaaatgatattattcATTAGTTGTGCGAATAGAATTTCAGTTCACTAATACAAAGGTTAAAAATGCAGGAACTAAAAATGAcatgattttgaaaaaattagtgCGAACGCATTAAATTATATGCGGTAGAGTTAAAAAAAGTTAGTATGTGAACGCATTAATTGTTAAATGACTGTGAAACCGACACGTAAGCATACTCAAATTGAAATCCATGTGAAGCTGCCACGTGGCaaatatagtgtgaacacataaATGATAAatgcttttcttttaatatatataggggatgtcaaatttcgaaatgtattttgggaaaattatAGTACAATATTTATTCAGGAATTGATGATTaagaaaaaagagtaaaacATATATTGGCTAGTATTCAATACGAAGAAATATGTGTAACTCAATATAACCCACAATATAACTCAATATAAACTTATAAATCCAAATTCTTATACCAATATCAAAagtttaaatgaaaataaaacaaaattatcaaaattttaatctatttcagcacaaaaatattatacttaATTTAAGAGAAGTAAACACAATCTAATACTCCTTCCGTTCCTTAAAGatacatattctagagaaaaaaattatttttaaaagatttattttttacattttcaatgcatgttttattaagtaattgcaaacttcaaaaatcttaattgcactaattgattttttattgaCTTAAAATTGTGGAAAgaatataaacacaaaaaattatgtaaaattaatgtgttttattgAAATGTGTGAAAAAACTAGAATATGGATTTTTTAGGAACAAATAGAGTATATCTAACTGATGACCAAATCGacatgatattatatatttaaattacaaatataattaaaataacataatattatttaaaataaattatacatatagattacaaaataaagttaattattaataatttttattatatgactATTTTGTAATATATCGTGCATGATTACGAAAAGATCATGTTTACGAATACGTTACTATGTTATCCATATCAATCATTACCGTATGTAATAAGTGTCACGTGTCACTAGAGGAGTGGTTGATacctaattaaattaaatttaccccaggaaatttcatgtttgagaaaattcaattttttttcttgaatcttTATTGACAGTTGGCATTTCCTAAGATATTCAATGGTTTGAGGAATTACTCGAAGATTTATACAGAAACCAACAAATTGGTCAAACAGATACTATATAAACTGTAAGAAGATTTTGCATTCTTTTACAACACAGTAGGTAATAAATATCTCATTAGTCATCATTATACATCAATTTAAGAAGATTTTGTATTCTTTTACAATTTGGTTTATGCcaaactaattttgtttttgcataTCAACTTATTCACTATATGCAATGTTTGATATAAAAATCGAGTAGCCACAAGTTTTGAGCCCTCGTAATTTTGTTTATCTATAAatctagaaaaagaaaataaaaaatgaattgtTAAACTATCTCGAAGCAGTAGATATGCCGGCGGACGATATGCCACAGCCAGGATTCGAGACAAATGAAAGCGACCTAGCCATCATGGTGGTAACGGCTCTAACCTTCTCCATCTTCATCGTGGGTTTGGCTTCGGTTTGCTATCGCTGGACCGCTCGCAGGTTTTACACGGACGAGCAATCCGTAAACCTGTCTACACACCCCGAACATGAACTCCGGACCGTGAGGAGGGGTACGACGAGGCGTGGGATCGACGCAGCGATCGTGGAATCGTTTCAGACGTTTCTATACTCTGAGGTGAAGGAGCAGAGGATTGGTAAAGGCGGGGTCGAGTGTGTGGTGTGTCTTTGTGAGTTCCAAGACGATGATAGGCTGAGTTTGATGCCTAATTGTTGTCACGTGTATCATGCTGATTGCGTAAGTGTCTGGCTCTCTGATCACTCCACGTGTCCGCTCTGCCGTGTGGATCTTGTCTTCCAACAGGGTCAGGGAAGCGACCCGGATCCTGAACTAGGAGTTGTAGATACTACAGAAGCGCGTTTGTCTGAAAGTATGATGTGGACTAATAGAAGCAGACCACTTCGGTCTAGGTCGATGAGATTGCCCCATTGCCGAGTCTCTGATATATCATTATCGAGATCTCATTCGACCGGACATTGTGTGGCTGAACCGGTGGAGAATTTGGACCGGTTTACACTCCGGTTACCAGATGGTGTACGGAGGAGACTGATAAAGAAGACGCTGGTGAGAAGCTCGTGTGGTTTGTACAGAAGCAGAAGTGTCGGAAGCAGAAGCAAGAGGAGTGTGTTCTCAGAACAATGGTGTAACTATAAGAACCATCGGCGGATACATTCGATGACTCTCTCCTTCACTGATCATCTTCGTGTATGGTTGGCAGGAGATGTGGTGGCTCCGCCGAACAGTGAGCAGTCATCTAGAGAACTCCGACCAGATGATCTAGTGTAAGAATGCCAACTTTTAAGTGTGTTTTTGTTGCAACATTTTGTTTGCTGCcatttgtatttgaacatgacaattttagagaaaaaaaggaaaacaaatggaaatattaaATGTCAGAAGTGGGATTTGAACCCACGCCCTCTTTCGAAGACCAGAACTTGAGTCTGGCGCCTTAGACCACTCGGCCATCCTGACATTTGTGAGTGTTGATGATGATATGTTAATTGTAATGTACGTTCTTAACCTTCAACTGATGCAAAATGTCAAGCGCATACAATTCTCATGAAAACTAATCAATCTATCAGTATGGGAACTGTAGAATAGTGTAACAACATCTTATGATCTATCTTTGGTGTGTGGAACATGCTGAGTGAAGGAGAGGGTTTAAACTTGTGTTAAGTGCCGACTCGAAACACCTAAGAGTGTATATGTAAATGGCTGAGATATAAAAAGCCATATCCTCCTGGTCGTTTTTTAAACTGAGATTTGATATGAGACTGTAACATTATCAGCTAGTCAAGAGAGAAATAAAGAGAAAACTCAATTGTCAAGATCAGAGCTCAAGTTCTTGAGCGGTTCTAGTGGATTGCGACCAGACCCAGTGAGAATAGTACTCCCTCACATTTGAGGAAGTCCGAGTAAACAAGCTTTCGTGTCTAGTTGTTTTATTTTCGTACTTTGTTCTTCAATCAATTTGCAAATCTGACTAGATTCAATCTAAAGAATCTTAACAGGAACAAACCAAGGCACCAAGTCTATTAAATATCACTCATACAAACTACAAAAGAATAATATCAAAACAATGTTTAgctactaaaaaaaattaatcaatcagTAATGTCGAAACAAAGCTTAGCCTCATCCCAAGGACCATTAATCTCAAACTTATACTCCTGCATCCTTATCAACCAATAAGGGCACACAACATTAACAACAACCACAAGCACAAGAAACAGAACAAAGAAGAGCCTATGCAGCGCATAAACAGAGTAGAGCGTCAAACCCATCAACGCAAACGAGAAGCCCAAATGCAACCCAAACGAGAACTTCTTGATGCAGTAAGCAACAAGAGGAGCAAACAGAAACACTTGGAGCGAGAAGAGCATCACAGCGAACACATGTCCCCTCGAAGGAAGCCTCGAAGCAACAAACACCGACGCAACAACCGAAGCGTTAACCGATATACAGCTCGTCAAACTCGGACTCTTCAACGCTCCGGGGGCTCTGATCGTGGACCCGGAGTAATCGTGCAAGAAGAGATGGAGCAAGAGGAGGGACACAGTCACGGCCCAGATCGAATCAGAGCTTATCGATCTCGTCAGCGTCTGGTAGACGGGAGCTAACACGTAGAGTCCTGTAGTGAAGAACGTGATGTTGATTACGTAGCGCAGGAGGAGGCGCAGAGAGAGCATTTTCTCTTCGGTTAGGAGGAGGACCAAGAAGCCTAGCGCTAGGAGGGAGAGatcgaggaggaggagggagcTTTCGTCGAGAGATGATTGGAGAGTGTGGAACCAGACGAGGACGACGAGGGCGACGATGCAGAGGTATTGGGAGATTGAGACTGAGTCTTTCATCACTTTGAGTAAGTCGCGGCGGACGACGTTGGCGTTCATTACCATTTCCTCGAGGAAGGTTTCGTCGGTGTAGTTGTCGTCGTATCCGATCTGCATCCCTCCGTAGGCTACTTTGCGCCATTTGGGTctgggaggaggaggaggaggagagtttCCGGCGAGGTAATTGTCCATTTGGGGGATTCTCCAGTGAGCGTGTGTCGAAGAAGCGATTAATggagaggaagaaaagaagatcTTGCGAATTTGTGTCGCGTTTTGTAATAAGAGAAAGTATAGGGGAGTTATTTGAAATAAAGCTTTAACATCTGTTCGTGTTCTGTCTTAGCTTAGACTAATTCAGATTCTTATGCATTTGTGGGTCCAAACACAACGGGCCTTTACAAGCTAAACCCATTAGGTAGGCTTTATTTTCAGATAATACTGTTTAAAGGTTATGTGAATTTCAGTCTGGTAACCGTAAAAGGTACCTAGACAACTACTACCTTCCTAAGGTCTTGTTGTTCTAATAGGAGATACTCATAAAAGTTGAGATGTTTCATTGATTATATGCTTTTTGTGTGGATTCTGATACTTGGGTTGGTATGTCAATAGCATTAAGTACAGCTTAGAGTATAAATACAAGTAAGCTTTGGGTGTTTTCCCTGTTACATTAGTATACAGAAAAGGTGTTACTAACTGAGAATTATCGGTTAACTCATGTTGCTTCGATCAAGTTTTAAGAATAAGCATTGATTATTTTAGTCGAGAAAAGATAGCTAAACATGAGATCTAGTCAAAATACATGTCAAGCAGATCTGTAAACTCGATGGCTGAGACAGTATCTCACTAAACAGaagaaacatataaaataagGTTGTTGATTAAAGCAGAGCATCTCTCAAAACTCAAAACGCAAGTGATCAATCAAAATATGAGGCTTTCAAACGGAATAATCAATTATCggttcagtcttcttcttcatcatcgtcttcatcttcctcctcaGATGCTTCCTTCAGCCACTGTATGAACGTCTCACACTGCTGCAGGTAAACTTTGTCAGCTTCGTCAGCGCCCGCTTTCTCTTCAGCCCATCTCATTATCGCATCTTCCTGCACCACATCTTTCTCATACAGAACATGCAGAATCTGAGCAAACAAAGGGCCCAACTCCTTGGCAGTTTCCTGACACATCTCTTCAAACTTCATTATCACTTCTATTTGTTCATCGGTTTGCTTTACATAGAACCCAAGAAGTCCCTTCCACTTCGCAATGATACTCGAGGCGGTTTTGTATAGCTCACTAGCAGAGCTATGTGGAGTATCAACAGCCAGTTTCATCATAGAGTAGAATATTGCTCCAGCACAATCCGCTGATTCCATGTTGTATGACAACCTGAGTGAGTTAATCTCCAAAACTCCAAGTTCCACTTTGATACCCTCCTCAACGGCCCTTAAGAAGGTACCTTCAACTTCTTTCTCAAAGTAACCATAGTCATCACACGGATCATTCACATCAGTGTTGATACTATCAGCATCAGATTTCAACTCTCCAGAAGTCGGGACAACACTTTCGTCCTCCATGTCATCATAATCATCCATGGCCTGAGTGATCTCAGCGAGTTTATCCTCAGGGATTGGTGCAACAGAATGCTTCCACTCCTCATCGTGAGCCCCTTCACATACTTCCCATATGTAACCTGCTCCATCAGGACCAAGCTCAGATCCTTTGGACTCCATTTCCAAACTTAAACCAGACAAACGATCTGCAGTCCCGCTGCTACTGTCAGCATATTCCAGCTCCTCATCGCTGTCTTCCTTCATCGGCTGTTGAAGCAACGAAACCTTTGAATACGCAGGTACAACAAAGTCCCTCCCAACCACAACCTTGAAAGACAGAACAACACCAGGTTCCAAAACCGCCCCTGCTCTGATTCTCACCCCATCACAGACAATAGCGTTCCTTATCTCACACCCATCTTCAATCGTAACATTGTTCCAAATGTAAGACCCTTCAATCACCACGTTCGACCCAATAGAACATCCATTCCCAATAACCGAGTTCAAGATCCTATCCCCATTCCCAATCTTTGTCCCATAACCAACAACAGTGGAAGCCCCAACAACAGCAGAACGTGACTGAACCACATCACAAGCCCTGTATATCCCTTGTCTCCCAAGCTTTACAGGACGGTTCCCACCAAAATTGATATCCGGCACATAAGGATACGTCCACCTCTGGATTATATCCTTACTAACAGTATCATAGCTTCTAAAATTATCAACCCTAGCAGCATAACTCGAGCCAATCTCATGAGTGAAGATCTTATACCCCATAATATCATCAACAAGCACACCTTTCACAAAATGACGCCGCAAATGCTGGTAATCAAAGTTATCCTCAAAGAGACTAAGCACCTCAGGAGAACATATATCAATGTAGCAATCCTGCATATCGTTATACAGCAAAACAGATGGATTACTCTCCATCAACGACTTATCCAAGCAAACACTCCCTCTCGCGTGATCAACCTTATCCTCCTCGTAATGAAGAAGCTGCTTCGTTAACGGATCAACGGCGATGAAGAGCTGATCAGTCCCTAGCCTCGACTGATGCGTGATCAAGGAAGGTTTCGACTTCTTGATAACCATCGTCATGATGGCTTTCtcgtctctcttcttcctctccctaTGTTCTTGAATCAAATCCGCGAGCGGCATGTTGCTCACGGTGTCCCCGCTGACGAGGACGAAGTCGCCTTGGATCTGAGACGTCTCCGTCTGCTGCTCGTAGATGTAACGCAAGGCGTCTCCGGCGCTGATCGATTTGTGAGATTCGATCGTCCTCACTACCAAGTTCGGGTGCGTGCGCCACTCGGAGGTTTCGAGGTAATCGATGATTTGCGTCGAGTGAGCGCAGCAGAAGACGAAAACCTCCTCGATTCCGGCGGATTCGAGCCAGGCCAAGGTGTAATCGATCATCGGGACGTTTACGAGGGGTAAGAGTACCTTGGGGCGTTCTAGGGTTACGGGACGGAACTTGGTGGTGAAGCTGTCGGCGAGGAGGATGGCTTGGAGACGTTGACGGCTCTGCTCCTCGGAGTCGTCGGAAACTCTAGCGCCGCCTTTCTTCTGAGCACCCATCTCTTGAATCCGATATCGCCTCTCTCACTGTTCGATTCGATTGGAGATTCTCGCGATGATTCGATGAAAACCTAAAACCCTCCCCGAGTCTAGTGATAAAAACTGAAGCTCGAATAGAGAGATGAGGGTTAAATGGGCTCTTTTTGAGAAATGTCAAGGTCCTATTTgcaaatttatcattttatgtaTTTTCACGGCTAAAGTATTTTAAGAAATAGTAATCAACCTTATACGGT
Protein-coding regions in this window:
- the LOC125585103 gene encoding RING-H2 finger protein ATL38-like, producing the protein MPADDMPQPGFETNESDLAIMVVTALTFSIFIVGLASVCYRWTARRFYTDEQSVNLSTHPEHELRTVRRGTTRRGIDAAIVESFQTFLYSEVKEQRIGKGGVECVVCLCEFQDDDRLSLMPNCCHVYHADCVSVWLSDHSTCPLCRVDLVFQQGQGSDPDPELGVVDTTEARLSESMMWTNRSRPLRSRSMRLPHCRVSDISLSRSHSTGHCVAEPVENLDRFTLRLPDGVRRRLIKKTLVRSSCGLYRSRSVGSRSKRSVFSEQWCNYKNHRRIHSMTLSFTDHLRVWLAGDVVAPPNSEQSSRELRPDDLV
- the LOC106386068 gene encoding phosphatidylinositol N-acetylglucosaminyltransferase subunit C; the protein is MDNYLAGNSPPPPPPRPKWRKVAYGGMQIGYDDNYTDETFLEEMVMNANVVRRDLLKVMKDSVSISQYLCIVALVVLVWFHTLQSSLDESSLLLLDLSLLALGFLVLLLTEEKMLSLRLLLRYVINITFFTTGLYVLAPVYQTLTRSISSDSIWAVTVSLLLLHLFLHDYSGSTIRAPGALKSPSLTSCISVNASVVASVFVASRLPSRGHVFAVMLFSLQVFLFAPLVAYCIKKFSFGLHLGFSFALMGLTLYSVYALHRLFFVLFLVLVVVVNVVCPYWLIRMQEYKFEINGPWDEAKLCFDITD
- the LOC125585105 gene encoding translation initiation factor eIF-2B subunit epsilon-like encodes the protein MGAQKKGGARVSDDSEEQSRQRLQAILLADSFTTKFRPVTLERPKVLLPLVNVPMIDYTLAWLESAGIEEVFVFCCAHSTQIIDYLETSEWRTHPNLVVRTIESHKSISAGDALRYIYEQQTETSQIQGDFVLVSGDTVSNMPLADLIQEHRERKKRDEKAIMTMVIKKSKPSLITHQSRLGTDQLFIAVDPLTKQLLHYEEDKVDHARGSVCLDKSLMESNPSVLLYNDMQDCYIDICSPEVLSLFEDNFDYQHLRRHFVKGVLVDDIMGYKIFTHEIGSSYAARVDNFRSYDTVSKDIIQRWTYPYVPDINFGGNRPVKLGRQGIYRACDVVQSRSAVVGASTVVGYGTKIGNGDRILNSVIGNGCSIGSNVVIEGSYIWNNVTIEDGCEIRNAIVCDGVRIRAGAVLEPGVVLSFKVVVGRDFVVPAYSKVSLLQQPMKEDSDEELEYADSSSGTADRLSGLSLEMESKGSELGPDGAGYIWEVCEGAHDEEWKHSVAPIPEDKLAEITQAMDDYDDMEDESVVPTSGELKSDADSINTDVNDPCDDYGYFEKEVEGTFLRAVEEGIKVELGVLEINSLRLSYNMESADCAGAIFYSMMKLAVDTPHSSASELYKTASSIIAKWKGLLGFYVKQTDEQIEVIMKFEEMCQETAKELGPLFAQILHVLYEKDVVQEDAIMRWAEEKAGADEADKVYLQQCETFIQWLKEASEEEDEDDDEEED